In Alteribacter lacisalsi, a genomic segment contains:
- a CDS encoding AAA family ATPase, which translates to MIITQIDIYGFGKWQSETFYADEEIKIIYGENEAGKSTMMAFIRAVLFGFPKRADRYRPIGGSDFGGSLTVRFQSAGMVRIERILKRRAKGDVSVYYSDGTTGGEEDLERLLEGMSEQVFTGIFSFDLQGLQGIGKMDAQTLNDYLYDASLSGGPSLLACEKEADKRMQELFKVRGKKTPVNEQLKVIQETEKEVSKREEQAGAYAGLVRKRNEGEEALRELKTEREKLQADLNRWERVSRLAPMYREYTALKESSSPDFAFPHQGKEQLVHLLQTRERLSESLQEIHGWIDELSEKRKKHAPTLSYEQAVRLEEQSARLNKQSGVYEDQAVQMARLEEERSGLNRKKEDIEHDWGWQEDTHNLRGRDTAKASRTEMERLSHEAEKAKSEREAAEKELLQLKGEKTRLNERLTAAKEARLAPETERIYRDRAERLEEYESVKKKIPEWKAQLASFSRKDRGKLLPAAGILLLLFGAAGLLTGDPLTGSASVIIGVLLFIAGLSSGRFQSAGVHQEALKEELDRWERFETEAASWPADEWREALAAHEEAIREHMRLRHLAEDAESRYALAERLLHQSEKQADAVTDALMNWAVKAGFEPSLSLTQYRAAFEDTVKWQEHAGSEKEQIGRIEKLKRDRESFEQLVFSFAEEAGLSRQEGGPLVCLADASRCVRSELEKHRTKKTVEEQEMSALSQKKAFEKQIKETDNGLEELFSKAEVSDAEAFAEKVSAWEDEQRKRDRIKELELEMRAVSPRETRAEDLETCSNWGEMAEEKWKETANRKKETDETWKRTIEEITRVKQEIESLEQGHSLEECLQQFEHEKSRLAEQVEEWAVLAIARDLAARTKMVLEKERQPGVIREAGKLFEQFTAGRYTGLFAPLGEGHFIVERTDKTRFEPSSLSQGTQELLYLSIRFALAFSYGKEERFPIIIDEAFVNFDEDRRTRVMTVLKGLSAGRQILCFTCHRHMIEEQPELSRIDLSVSRRKNPVS; encoded by the coding sequence ATGATCATTACACAGATTGATATTTACGGTTTTGGAAAATGGCAGTCGGAAACCTTTTATGCCGATGAAGAAATAAAGATAATTTACGGAGAAAATGAAGCTGGAAAATCCACCATGATGGCTTTTATCCGGGCTGTTCTTTTCGGATTTCCTAAACGGGCAGACCGCTACAGGCCGATAGGAGGAAGTGACTTCGGAGGCTCCCTGACTGTCCGCTTTCAATCTGCTGGAATGGTCAGGATCGAGCGGATTCTCAAGCGTCGGGCCAAAGGAGATGTGTCTGTTTATTATTCGGATGGTACAACAGGCGGGGAAGAGGATCTCGAGCGGCTCCTTGAAGGAATGAGCGAACAGGTATTTACCGGCATTTTTTCATTCGATCTTCAAGGGCTTCAGGGAATCGGAAAGATGGATGCCCAGACGCTTAACGATTACTTATATGATGCTTCCTTAAGCGGGGGGCCGTCCCTTCTCGCCTGTGAAAAAGAAGCAGACAAAAGGATGCAGGAGCTTTTCAAAGTCCGGGGAAAAAAGACACCGGTTAACGAACAGCTGAAAGTGATTCAGGAGACTGAAAAAGAAGTGTCTAAAAGAGAAGAGCAGGCAGGTGCCTATGCTGGCCTGGTCAGGAAAAGAAATGAAGGAGAAGAGGCGCTGAGAGAGCTGAAGACAGAGCGGGAAAAACTCCAGGCGGATCTTAACCGGTGGGAACGTGTAAGCCGGCTGGCTCCTATGTACCGTGAATATACGGCTCTGAAAGAAAGCAGCAGCCCTGACTTTGCTTTTCCCCATCAAGGTAAAGAACAACTGGTGCATCTGCTGCAGACGCGTGAGCGCCTGTCTGAATCGTTACAGGAGATTCACGGATGGATTGATGAGCTGTCGGAAAAAAGAAAAAAACACGCTCCTACCCTTTCATACGAACAGGCGGTCAGGCTCGAAGAACAAAGTGCCCGTCTGAACAAACAGTCAGGTGTGTATGAGGATCAGGCCGTTCAAATGGCCAGGCTTGAAGAGGAGCGGTCCGGTCTGAACCGCAAAAAAGAAGATATTGAACATGATTGGGGATGGCAGGAAGACACGCACAATCTGCGTGGACGTGATACAGCCAAAGCCTCCCGTACAGAAATGGAGCGGCTTTCGCATGAAGCTGAAAAAGCGAAGAGCGAAAGAGAGGCCGCAGAAAAAGAACTTCTGCAGCTCAAGGGTGAAAAAACGAGGCTGAATGAACGGCTCACCGCTGCAAAAGAGGCCCGTCTCGCACCGGAGACGGAACGAATATACCGTGATCGTGCTGAACGTCTCGAAGAATATGAATCAGTGAAGAAAAAAATTCCTGAATGGAAAGCGCAGCTCGCTTCATTCAGTAGAAAAGACAGAGGAAAGCTTCTGCCGGCAGCAGGAATTCTTCTTCTTCTCTTCGGTGCGGCCGGGCTCCTTACAGGGGATCCCCTGACCGGAAGTGCCTCGGTGATCATAGGCGTGCTCCTTTTCATTGCCGGCCTCTCTTCCGGGAGGTTTCAAAGTGCTGGAGTACATCAGGAGGCGCTGAAAGAGGAACTGGACCGCTGGGAAAGGTTTGAGACAGAAGCAGCCTCCTGGCCTGCAGATGAGTGGCGTGAAGCACTCGCTGCCCATGAAGAAGCCATCCGGGAGCACATGAGGCTCAGGCACCTTGCTGAAGACGCCGAGAGCCGGTACGCCTTGGCAGAAAGACTCCTTCATCAATCGGAAAAACAGGCCGACGCTGTAACAGATGCCCTCATGAACTGGGCGGTTAAAGCCGGCTTTGAACCAAGTCTATCACTCACACAGTATAGAGCTGCTTTTGAAGACACGGTCAAATGGCAGGAACACGCGGGATCAGAGAAAGAACAGATCGGGAGAATAGAGAAACTAAAGAGAGATCGGGAAAGCTTTGAACAGCTCGTGTTCAGTTTTGCAGAAGAAGCAGGGCTTTCGAGGCAAGAAGGCGGCCCCCTCGTTTGTCTTGCAGATGCAAGCCGGTGTGTCAGGAGCGAGCTTGAAAAGCACAGAACAAAAAAGACAGTAGAAGAACAGGAAATGAGTGCTCTCAGCCAGAAGAAAGCGTTTGAGAAGCAAATAAAAGAGACTGATAATGGTCTTGAGGAGCTGTTCAGTAAAGCTGAGGTCAGCGATGCAGAAGCATTTGCTGAAAAAGTCTCAGCCTGGGAAGATGAACAGAGAAAGCGGGACCGCATAAAAGAATTGGAGCTAGAAATGAGGGCAGTTTCACCGAGGGAAACCCGCGCTGAGGATCTTGAAACCTGCTCCAACTGGGGAGAAATGGCCGAGGAAAAATGGAAGGAAACAGCCAATAGAAAAAAGGAAACGGATGAGACCTGGAAGAGGACGATTGAAGAAATCACCCGCGTAAAACAGGAAATTGAGTCGCTTGAACAGGGGCATTCACTAGAAGAGTGTTTACAGCAGTTCGAACATGAAAAAAGCAGACTGGCCGAACAGGTAGAGGAGTGGGCTGTGCTGGCGATCGCCCGGGATCTGGCTGCGCGAACAAAAATGGTTCTTGAAAAAGAGCGCCAGCCTGGTGTGATTCGTGAAGCAGGAAAGCTGTTCGAACAGTTTACAGCTGGCCGTTATACAGGGCTTTTTGCTCCTCTTGGAGAGGGACACTTCATTGTGGAACGGACGGATAAAACCCGCTTTGAGCCCTCTTCTCTCAGTCAGGGCACCCAGGAACTTCTTTATCTGTCGATCCGGTTTGCACTGGCATTCAGTTATGGGAAGGAAGAACGATTTCCAATTATTATAGACGAAGCGTTTGTGAATTTTGATGAAGACAGACGAACACGAGTGATGACAGTCCTTAAAGGCCTATCAGCAGGACGTCAGATTTTATGTTTTACGTGTCATCGTCACATGATCGAGGAACAGCCGGAGCTTTCCCGGATCGACCTTTCTGTTAGCCGGAGAAAAAACCCTGTCAGCTAG
- a CDS encoding response regulator transcription factor, with protein sequence METNFNVYLVEDENNLSEVIKAYMEKEGWRVTVFEDGKQAHDAISDTPHLWVLDIMLPGMDGYQLLKAIKAAQDTPVIFISARDKDLDRVLGLELGSDDYLAKPFMPEELVIRAKKLLKRVYQSETQEENRIELNGYTIDVNSRTVLDEGEQVELTTKEMDLIILLTTNVGNALSREDIIEYVWGTDYFGSERAVDDVVRRVRKKLPRVHVETLYGYGYRVLSS encoded by the coding sequence TTGGAAACGAATTTTAATGTTTATCTGGTAGAAGATGAAAATAATCTTTCAGAAGTAATTAAAGCTTATATGGAAAAAGAAGGATGGAGGGTGACGGTTTTTGAAGACGGGAAGCAGGCACACGATGCGATCTCAGACACACCGCACCTCTGGGTACTGGACATTATGCTTCCTGGTATGGACGGCTATCAGCTTCTTAAGGCGATTAAAGCAGCCCAGGATACCCCTGTCATCTTTATTTCAGCAAGAGATAAGGATCTGGACAGAGTACTTGGCCTGGAACTGGGAAGCGACGACTATCTTGCCAAGCCGTTTATGCCTGAGGAACTTGTGATTCGTGCAAAAAAACTATTGAAGCGGGTTTATCAGTCCGAAACCCAGGAAGAAAACAGAATTGAACTGAACGGCTATACGATCGATGTGAATTCCAGAACGGTTCTTGATGAAGGTGAACAGGTGGAACTTACGACTAAGGAGATGGATTTAATTATTCTCCTGACGACGAATGTAGGAAACGCCCTTTCCCGTGAGGACATTATTGAATATGTCTGGGGAACAGATTACTTCGGTTCAGAGCGGGCTGTGGATGATGTTGTCCGCCGGGTGCGTAAAAAGCTGCCGAGAGTTCATGTTGAAACGCTGTACGGTTACGGATACCGGGTTCTCTCATCATGA
- a CDS encoding sensor histidine kinase, with protein sequence MIRLNLTQRIWFSFIAIILMVGLLIGIIYPISLNSTLTEETYRIIEQEQARQMNPQGEMSMPLTEVEFVERRDAERSVGHLIVTDQVASHQGDSVPNEVLSEINQSAQEVDRRGRFELTYNEATIFYVIFKSYTSQGEVLYISYMWDTYRDQMVNRLWTRLFYIMLIAGLLSLIPAFWLKHYLKQPLTSLGNHFEQIADRNWKEPFHWESDDDFEKLSDQFEKMRQNLINYDTAQKTFIQHASHELKTPIMVVKSYAQSVKDGVLPKENIPSTMDVILEESERMEKRVKDMLYYTKLDSIKETTMEKSTFPFGSIAFRMEERFRMQREDVKIRISGEQVYHYGDTEQLQVLLENLVENALRYAESYISISASETDTNTTIEVTNDGEMIPEEELEHLFTPFRKGNKGQFGLGLAIVKSICDLHKGYAEVKNTDSGVSFIIVLPKKSDG encoded by the coding sequence ATGATCAGACTGAATCTGACACAACGGATCTGGTTTTCTTTTATTGCCATTATCCTGATGGTCGGGTTACTGATCGGCATTATTTATCCGATCTCTCTTAATAGCACGCTCACAGAGGAAACGTACCGCATTATTGAACAGGAGCAGGCGCGTCAGATGAATCCGCAAGGCGAGATGTCCATGCCGCTTACTGAGGTTGAATTTGTGGAAAGACGGGATGCAGAACGGTCTGTCGGCCATTTAATCGTAACTGATCAGGTCGCAAGCCATCAGGGGGACTCGGTTCCCAATGAGGTGCTCAGCGAGATCAATCAAAGTGCACAGGAAGTAGACCGCCGGGGCCGCTTTGAACTCACTTATAACGAAGCAACCATTTTCTACGTCATTTTCAAATCGTATACCTCACAGGGGGAAGTTCTGTATATATCCTATATGTGGGATACCTACCGGGATCAGATGGTCAACAGGCTCTGGACCCGTCTGTTTTACATTATGCTCATAGCCGGGCTTCTCAGCCTGATTCCGGCGTTCTGGCTGAAGCATTATCTGAAGCAGCCGCTCACAAGCCTCGGAAATCACTTCGAACAGATTGCAGACCGGAACTGGAAAGAGCCTTTTCACTGGGAAAGTGACGATGATTTCGAAAAGCTCTCGGATCAGTTTGAGAAGATGAGGCAGAATCTTATCAACTATGACACGGCTCAGAAAACGTTCATCCAGCATGCCTCACACGAGCTGAAAACTCCGATTATGGTCGTCAAAAGCTATGCACAGTCGGTCAAGGACGGCGTGCTTCCAAAGGAAAATATACCTTCTACGATGGACGTGATTCTTGAAGAATCAGAGCGGATGGAAAAACGGGTCAAAGATATGCTTTACTATACAAAACTCGATTCTATTAAAGAAACAACCATGGAAAAATCCACGTTTCCATTCGGTTCGATTGCATTCAGAATGGAAGAGCGTTTCCGTATGCAGCGGGAAGATGTAAAGATCCGGATCAGCGGAGAACAGGTATATCATTACGGGGATACAGAACAGCTTCAGGTCCTTCTCGAAAACCTCGTCGAAAACGCTCTTCGTTATGCCGAATCGTATATTTCCATTAGTGCATCTGAAACAGATACAAATACGACGATCGAAGTGACAAACGACGGGGAGATGATCCCGGAAGAAGAACTCGAGCATTTATTTACCCCGTTCCGTAAAGGGAACAAAGGCCAGTTCGGTCTTGGTCTGGCCATCGTTAAAAGCATCTGTGATCTTCATAAAGGCTATGCGGAAGTGAAAAACACAGATTCGGGTGTATCCTTCATAATTGTACTGCCTAAAAAATCGGACGGCTGA